Part of the Saccharicrinis carchari genome is shown below.
AATTTGAAAATTACACCTCTAAAAATGAGTTCTTCCATAATAGGCGCAATAAGTATTTTCCCCATTGAGAAAACAACAAATGACACGGAAAACGATTCCAATCCGGGCAAAAAGACCGTTGCTCTGCGATGGATTAGATTGTCAAAAAACAACCCGGGATGGCTGAATAAAGGAAGAATAAACCAAATAATTATGCTAAAAACAACTAAAAGCATCAAAGTTTGAAAACTTAATGGGCTAAATTTATATCTAAGGTTAAGTGAATGTTTCCGATTAAAATAATATACTACAGGTATATTAGCTAACGACCCCGAGGCCATCAATAACGAAACAAAAGTTGCAGACAGCACTATCCCTAAAATCTGGGGGACAGTTCCAAATAAAAATAGAAATATGGCGGGTGCAATAACACTGAGGGCTGCTACGAATATTACATATATTATTTTCATAAATTGTTATTGTGGATTGATAATTCGCTTTTTGCATTTCCACTAAACGCAGCAAATGTTAAGCTATCGACTTGTTGCTAGCATGGCCTGCCAGGCTTGGCCATGGCAAACAGGTAAATATTTTTATTGTTCAGGTCTTTTTCTGATGTGTAGGTAATATTCTCCAATTTCTGTTTCTTGTCTTTTTATCCAATCAAATAGTGGGGATTCTTTTATTAAAAATGGGTAATTAACAAAAGTATCGGGGAGCTCGATGTTCTTTTGTTTCTTTAATTTTTGCGAAATAACACTATCTTTACCTTTTACCGTTATTACATTATAATCATTTTGAAAATAGAACTCAGCCATTATTTTTCGATAATTAGAGGCAACAAACCTGTAGGAATTGTCTTTTTCGACCCACCTATCATGAAAATAAGATTCGTTTCTTTTATACACCTCATTGTTATTTATTACCAGCACGGTATCGCCAAGGCTAATGCCTGGTTCCAGATTATTGCGTAAATGAGAGATGATAGGTTGTGTATTATAATTGGAAATGCCCACCCCTGATGAATTAATAACGTAATTGATATTCTTGTAATAATCAGTTGTTTTATATTGTTGTTTTTCTCCAAAATAAATTCTTTGGTTTATATAGTCGATGATTACATTGTTAAAACGTTTTAAAAAATCAAGCCCCAATACGTTGTCTTTATTAGAATTGATTTGGATCATTTCATCTTCAAAAGCATGGTTGGCCACCTCGAGACCGGCGATGGAATAATAGACCTGCTTTTCATAAAGAATATCATTTTTTTCAAAAATATTATTCCCTGCATTTTTCCCAAGGACATCCCATTTTTGTAAGTGATGTAGTTTGTTTTTAAGTGCGCTTTGGTCTTTGTTAATCAGTGCAAACCCTGACAGTCCTGTATCTATAATAAAATCAGTTTCAATCCCATTTACTTGAACTGTAATTACAGGACGCTTGTTTTTGAGCCTAAACGGAATGCCCGGAAGTTTTGGTTTAAACCTCTCGATAGAGTCCGTTATTTGAATGTGTTTGTTGGCAAAATCAATTTTCCATATCAAATTTTCCAGAATATCCCCTCCTAATAAACCATCATAATGCCTGATTGGGTAACTTAAGAAATGACAATTGGAAAACTCAATTTCAGAAAGCATAAAATTGTCAATTAAAACTTCTGCTGCTTCAAATGTATTACCGTCAATATCTTCAAAAACACTATTTTTTTTTAAATCATGCGAAGGAATATTTGTATTAATCATTGTTCCATCTGCCCCTGTATCAAACCCGAACGTATATTGTTTGCCGTTAATAATACATTTTGTAAATATTGTTGTCCCTTCCTGATTAAATATGAGTGGAATTGTATCTGTTTTATTGTTTAGTTGAAACGTCATAGCACTTGGTTGCTTTCTCGAGCCAGAGGTGCAAGCAAACAAAATTACAAATGAGAGTGAAATGCAAAGATTTACCCAAAGGTGTTTTGTGGTTTTTAATATTGCCATTGTATATCGCTAATTAATTATGATTAAACTCAATTTTTGTAATATCCTTATTCATCTTCCGGGGGTATATTTGACACCGTTTGTTCTTTACCATTTTTATAGAACGTTACTGTTTGTTCCTTGCCCATTAGGGTTGACCATGGAATGCCCATCCATAAGTTTTTTAAATCAAAGCGTATGGCGGAAAATCCATATTTAAAATCATCTGATGAAAAACCATAGGCTAAAGCTGGGAGTGGACTCATTTGTGTGTCGCGCACAGCGCTGACCGATTCAATTTTTCCGTGTTTTAGAAAATGCAAAATTGCTTTATTTCCACGGCTAAAGGTATTTAGCACCTCTGCTTTCTGCCTGATTGTATCTTCCTCCACATAAAACTTTGTACGGCTATCTGTTTCAATAATTTTATCCATTGTTGCCTCGTTAAAAAGCATATTGTCGATACCAACCAGTGTGTCGCCCGCTTGTATATTTTCATAGGCTTGTCGATATTGTAGGGCATGAATTGTAAAAGGCACCGATTTATTTAGTTGCATCCCCAGCGAGTTGATGCGCTTGTAAAAAAGATTGAGGTATGCAGCAGGCACATCTTTAACCCTTTTCCCGGAAAATTTTACGAAATCAATGTCATCGGGGAATGTAAACCAGATAATGGAAGCCGGGTAATCAATAGTTATGGATGCAAAACGGCGTATGAACACGGTGCCAATAAGATTATAGTTTACGCCGTTATTGTATGCAACAATTGTATGGGCAATCTTTTTATCTCCCAGGCTAAAGTTGGCTAAAACACAGACAACAGAATCTTTTAGCGGATTTGATTTTGTCGAGAATAGTCCGATGCTCCCATCTATCCATATTTGGTTATCGTCTTTAACCTTATCCTCTAAGTGAGCACTCGGAGTACCAATATTAATTTCGCCCGAATAGCCGGAATCGAAAAGGAATGTATCCTTTTTCCCTGCCAAAGTTTCTGCGAAGTAAATGCAATTGTATTGTAAATCAAAAGGGATGCATTCCCCTTCAGGCTCAAACGCTCCTGAACTTTTTGCCAGCATAATCTTTTTCCGAACGTTATCAATCTTTACACAGAAGTTGCGTAATAGGTCACCCCCAATAATGCCATCAGCATTAAAATTCAGTGAATCGAGCATAGCACAGGTCAAATTTTTTATGATTACACCTCCCCATTCAATGTGCTTTACTTTTGTCGTAGGCAACTTTCGTGTAATTCCTTTGGAGTCGGCAGCTGTTGTAGTCGTATTTGCCCCCAACAGGCTGTTGTTGGTTGGGACAATGCTCATGGATGCTCCTGTGTCAATAATCAGACTGAGGGTATCTTCTAAAATAACAGCCTTGGTAATCATGTTTCCACTAATACAATAGTGGAAAGGAATTTCAACAACTTGTTGCTCTTTGGGAAATTCAATGGATAATTCCTGCTCGCTACAACTAAGCAAGCAAAATGTTGAAATTGCTGTAAGGAGAAGAAAGGCTAAGTTTTTTTTGCGTTTTGTGTTTTTCATGTTTTAAACGTATAAGTATGCAGCCGGGCCGCCCCGGCAGAATGTCCCTTGATAGTTCGTTTCGTTTAATAAAACGTATTATGCATTGCCACTATCGCTGCAAATGCCAAGATATGGGGATGTTGCTTGTATGGCCCGCCAGGCAGGACCATGGCAAAATAGCAAATGATTTTTTACCCGTCTGCATCCATCTATATTTTTTTAATTTAAAAAACCCTTTACCCTATGCCAGCCAGTTTTAAAAAACAGGAAACTTAGCATTGTCATTGAAACACCGGCAATTATGTAATATGTTGGCGATTGCAAAAGAGCACTGTTAGCATTGAAGAAATCTTTCCATAAAGTGTTTTCAATCGCAATTATTCCATTGTACAGTACATGGATAAGTATTAACAAGGTGCCATTTTTTAGAATATAATATAACCTTACCAAAACCAATGAAAAGATAAATAAACTGACATGCGCATAAAAACTTCCAAAATGAATTAAGGCAAAATAGATAGATATGATAATGGCTATAATCCAGAAATTTAGTCTATGTTTAAATTTGTTTATAATCAATATTCGGAAACCCATTTCCTCGAAAATGGGCGTTAACAATACAAAGAATATAATTTGATAAGGATTTCTGTTCCAGCCATAAACCGTTGCATTTTCCATATCTATATTATGGATAAATATCATACTTATGTGTAATGCGAATACTATGAGGAGTGCAAGCACTAAATCTTTCCAAGTTGGTATTTTAAAACTTGATTTTAGCCTTAGGTCTTTGTAGAATATCAATAAGAATATGACAAAAGTAACATAAGACCATAGCTGCGGCCATTTAAGCAACGATAAGTCAATATTCCCAACAATATAGACGAGTATCCCTGATAATACTGGATATATCAAAAGTATTAATACCATTAATATGAATGCGTACATTTTTTTCAAAATTTTATCGTTCATGGATTATATTGTTTATGAATCTCTACCCAAGGCTTGTCTTTAAAAGATATATAAAAGCTATCAGGGAGAAACCGAGCGATTAGGCCCTTTGATAATCTTGTAAACGAAAAATAAAAAATAAATGCCGGAAACAGCAAGTATTGGATATGCATAGGCTATGGGTAAATTGAGGATAGAAATAAAAAAATATGTTAGGTTGATTAAAAAATGTGCCGCAATGGAGTAAAGGATGTTATTGGTGTATAGAAAAATAAATCCTAAAAACAACCCGCTAAAAAAGTGTAAAAGAAGCACTCGCCAAATATCTATGTACATGGCATTGTAATGCCAAAAAGCAAAAAGCAAAGCATTGATAAAAAGAGCAAGCATTACATTTATTCCCTTTTTTCTAAGGTAATCGAGCAGCCAGGCTCTAAAAAGTACCTCCTCGCTCCAAGTGGCAATAAACAAAGCACTTATGATTCTCAATATCCCAAATTCCCTTGCCACAAGGTACTGTGGCTCGCCTTCAGTCCATAGATGACCAATTGCAATGCTGATCAACGAATATGCGACACACCAAAAAATAAATGCTATATTAAAACTGTTATCTTTAAAGAGGTTTATATTAATACTGCCTTTTTTGCGGAGGATAACGATGAGGTAAACGACAACTACGATTCGTCCAATATGACTTGCAAAGGCTACCTGCTGAGGCATCAGATTAGTTAATGATAGGAGTAAAACTGTAATGGCTGCTTCTAAAATAAAAGTTACCAATAAAGGGAGTAGTGCAATTGACAGTATTTTAATAATTTTCATAATATTAGATTTTAACTTTTCCATGTCCATGTATCTATATAATCATGCATTTCGGCTGTTTTCATACTACACACTTTTATCAGTTCATTTACATTGTTTTTATCCCTTTCGGTATAACCGCAGGCTGAATTGATACCACGGGGATGGTACAAATGAAACAAGGGCCCTTTGATTCGTGCAATAGGTTCTTGAAGAATTTCCATACGTTTTAAACGTTCAGCATCTTCCGGCCCCCAACCATAAAAATTTTCATTCTCCCCTCCCGCTTGTAAGTAACGATCTTTATTTACGATAAAAGCTCCTCCTACAGAAGGTCGGCCCAAAGCTGTGGGCACATCTGTCGTATTTTCATCTGTTAGGTTTAAAAAGGAGGTCATATTATATCTCACCTGATTACTTTGTTTTGCACCTAAAAACAAAAAACGTCCATCATATGGGTAACAAAGCGTAATTCCATTATTGATGGCATTGATGCCATCTTTTATTTGTTTAGCATTCAAAATAACATCTGTATCCCATATTCCTACTTTATCGGTTTCGGACATTTTCAATAATTTATTTAAATAATGCGTTCTATGAAGTATGGGATTATCGTCATGAATAAAGACATACTTTATCCTGTCTTCTCGTTCTTTAAAAAAATATTGCCGTTTGCTATCCGCTTCCAAAATAATTATAAATGCACTTGTCGTTTCAAGTATTGAGAATAAAACAATATCCAGATTCTCTTTTCGTTCTTTACAATCAATTCTGACGGGTATAACAATAGTCAGTTCAGCAGTTACATCCATGGTTTCAAAACTTTTAATGAATTTATCCCTAATAATTCATAGTTATCAGATATCAGGCAATTGAAATCAATTATTTTCCGTAAGCAGAGGTTTATTAGTTTTTCTACTTTATAATTGAATATGTTTAATTTCTGTAACCTACAAAGCAAGAAATAGGCATCGTTATAATTATGTCTATCTTTTGTATTTAGGAGTGTAGTCTCCATCCAATCAATCCAATAAATCAAGTATTCTTTAAGTTTCAAGGTAGCCATATCATCAGCCTTATCTGGCCTGTGTTTTAGGCGGTAATACAGATAGTAACCAACACCGCAAATGCCTTTTTTTAGGTTGATTGTATCGGTAGGACGTGATTCGATGATGTTTTGTGCCACGAGATCTATTTCTGATAACATTTCATCGTTGTCTGCATCCGCAAACCCTTTACTGATAATATACTCGAATCCGCAAGCGATTCCCAACAACCCATTGTCAAAACAAAACGGCATTTTATAAGAAACTTGTTCGTAAATGGCATCAATCAAATTAAATGCTTCGTTATTATATTTTTCATTTTGCGTTATTCGTGCAGCATGCAACAAATAAATGGCAATGCCCATTTTCCCATTCCAAAGACCAATATCCGAGCAGCATTTCCCTTTTTCTATTAGGCGGTCGGTATATTCGTTTAAAAACATGTATTGCTCTTCCATTTTTTTGATGGTTAAAAATTAATTTATTTGCCGATATAAAAACGCTCCGCTAAAAAAACAAAGCATGCGCAATAATATCTACATTTGTACTTTCTCCTCAAAAACCGCCCTGAGGGGGTTGAAAAAGCGCATCAGCAAACTCAAATCATCGGTTAAAATTTCTGCACTGCCCATTAACTGTTGCACCCTGGGCAGCTTTTCGCCGTAAGATGTAACAAGGCCGTCGGCGAGAACCACGTCGGCACTGTACAGCAATTCGTTGGGGACTTTTGAGATGCCGGACAAATGGCCAACGAGCATCCCGAACTCCTGATAAGGGTAATTGTGCAATTTAATATTCACGCGTTGCCCTTCCTTAACTTTCCCTGAATTTTGAATAGGGAATTGCAAACGCACTTTTACTTTCATGGAGTCGTCGGGAACGACGGAGAGAACCATTTCGCCGGTTTTAACGTTTTGGTTGCGGCTCCAAAAAGTGGTAAAACTCACAATGCCGTCAACGGGGGCCACAATCAAATAATTTTGTTTCCAGGCTTCTATCCGCGACTTTAACAAGTATATGTTTTGAGTCAATCGTACAACAAATTGTTGTTTGTCGGCTTTGTGTTTCAGTTCCATCTTTGTTAAATCATAACCCAGTTGTTCCAATGCCGCGCTACTATTCACAATATCTATATCCATATCTACCAATACCGATCTAAATTGGAGTATGTTCTGATAACTTTGTTCATATTCGCTTTCGGCAATCAGCTCTTGGTCAAATATAATGGAGTCGCGCCTGTATCTCTTTTCGGCCAGTTTAAATTGCTGTTCTAACAAAGTCCTTTTTTGTATCAATTGATGCAGATACTCCCGCTGAACGATTTCTTTTTTACGCAACGATTTATGCTCCTCTTCAAAAAAGCCCGAATTAAGGAAGCGATACAATTCGGTATAATTGATAATCAGTTCGGAATAGTTTTGTTGAATGTCGCCCAATACGAGCTTATCCTTAAAAAACGACGGATGCCGGACTGTTGAATCAACATTGTTTAAGGTAATGGAGTCGAGCATTGAAATATAATCAGTCAATACCCTAATATCTTTAAACCTGGCCGTTGATTCCAATAGGATAAGTACCTTATCTTTTACAACGCTTTGACCTTCCTCAACAAATACCTCTTCAATTTTACCATTCATCCGGGCCATAAGATTAGCGGGCGGGTTTATGCTTGTAATCTCAGCGGATGCGGGTACTATGTCAGGGTACTTTACAAAACCCGACACCACAATAATCAACATTAAAAATAGGAAGAAGAAGCTTACCCCCCATCTCATTATCCGCGACGGGCGATAATTATAAATCTTATCTCTGTATATCTGTCTTAACTGAACATCTGACATAACTCACTTTTTTGAATCTATTAATCTAATTCGAGTTGGTTGGCCACCAGGTTATAGTAAATTCCTTTTAGCTTTATCAGTTCCTCGTGTGTGCCCTGTTCAGCAACCCTTCCTTTATCTAGGACCACAATATTGTGGGCATTTTTTACCGTGCTCAGGCGATGAGCAATTACGATGGCCGTTTTGCCTTCCAGTATTTTTTCCAGGTTCTTCGATATTTTTCGTTCGTTATTGGCATCGAGGGAGTTGGTTGCCTCGTCCAGGAAAATAAAATCGGGGTCTTTATAAATGGCCCTGGCAATAAGTATCCGTTGCTTCTGCCCCTGGCTCACGCCGGACCCATTTGTGCCTAATGGCGTATAAAGCTTGAGCGGACGCTCGTTGACAAACTCCTCGATGTTGGCCAATCGGATGGCGCTGAGCAATTGCTTTTTATCCACATTCGTATCTTCATCTTCCAGGGTAATGTTGTATAAAATAGTATCGTTAAAAAGCTTGCCGTCCTGTAAAACGGCACCGCATGTGTTGCGCCACCTGTAAAGTTCAATACTGTCTAACGGCACGCCGCCAATATCAATTTCGCCTTGTGTGGGATCGTAAAACCGCAATAGTATTTTTATCAGCGTGGTTTTACCGCTTCCGCTCTCTCCAACTATAGCCGTAACCTTGCCTTGGGGTATGTGTAAATTAATATTATCCAATACCTTGTTTAGGTTGGGGTTATAATGAAAATCCAGTCCCCTTATGTCAATCCCCTTATCTAAGGGAACGGGCATATTAGATTTCGATTGCTCCGGCTCCTCGTCCAGGATGACTTCGTTAACGCGTTTGAGGCTGATTTTTGCAAATTGCAACGAATGTACAAAGCCTATCATACTTTTGATGGGCGCATTTAACTGGCCCAAAATATATTGGGCCGCCATCATCATCCCCAGGGTCATTGTGCCCTCAATTACGTTGAGCGCAGCAATATAGGTAATGAATATACCCTGCGTATGTATAATAAATGTGGCGCCGGTTGCCTCTATCTGGTTTAGGTCCATATTTTTTACCCTTAAGCCATATATTTTGTAGCGGCTAAATTCCCATTTCCAACGGCGCCGGTTGGCTATGTTGTTCACCTTTATCTCGTTTATGCTTTCCAATAGCTCCAATAGCTCGTTTTGGTTTGTTGTACGCGACTCAAAAAGTTGGTTGTCCAATTTTTTGCGTTGCTTTAAAAACAGGAATATCCATCCGGTATAAACAGCATTGCCAATCATAAACACCATAAACATATTGCTCTCGTAGTAGAGCATCAGCAAGCTGTAAACAATGAACAGCAGTATGTTGATAAAAATGCCCAAAAAGGTGGACATGATAAACGATTGGATGCGGTCGTGATCGGCAATACGCGTCAACAGGTCGCTGACCATTTTTCGTTCGAAAAACGGAATGGGCAAGCGCAATGTTTTACGCAAAAAATCGCTTACCATGCTCATATTTACGCGCTCCGAAATGTACAGCATTAAACGGCTTTGAATAAATCCCGATGCCATGGAACTAATGGCAAGGATAAGCCCGGCTGCCAACATGATGTTGATAAACTGGATGTTGCCCGATCCAATACCAAAATCAACGATGGCCTGCGAAATAAAGGGCGAAAGCAAACCGATAAAAATGCCGGCCACCATCCCCACGATAACTTGTGCCAGGTATTTATGGTGCGGCTTCAGGTATTTCATAAAGTGCCGGAACGATGCTTTGGTCTCTGTATCTTCCTGATCGTAAAACTCCGGGGTGGGCTCCAGCACCAAAACGGCGCCCACGCCATTGGGCATTTCCCATGCCTCCCTAAATTCTTTGTACTTATAGCTTATCAGTCCCTGTGCAGGGTCCGAAACATAAATTTTGTTGCGGGTTATTTTATACACCACCACAAAATGTTTTTGTTTCCAATGTACCACCAGGGGCAAGGGCATTTTTGCAATAAAATCCTCAAAGCCCACCTTGATAGCCAGGGTGCGGAAGCCCATATCCTCGGCCGCTCGTCCAATATCGAACAGCGAAACACCCTCGCGGGTGATATAACAACGATCGCGCAGGTATTTTAATGAAAAGGTTTTACGGTAATACCTGGAGATAATCTTCAGGCAAGCCGGCCCGCAATCCATCTGGTCGTGTTGTATGTAGGTGGGGAACTGAGTTATTTTATGCAATGATTTTCTCACATTAGGGGCTTATATTTTTATTATTCATGTCTATTTATAATGTGTAGATAATATTCTCCAATTTCTGTTTCTTGTCTTTTTATCCAATCAAATAGTGGCGATTCATTTATTAACAATGGATAATTGATAAATGTATCAGGAAGTTCGACGACCTCATTTTTTTGTAACTTTTTTAAGACAACACCATCTTTACCTTTTACCTTTATTACATTGTAGTCATTTTCAAAATAAAACTCGGCCATTACTTTTCTATAATTAGAAGCTACAAACCTGTGGTATTTATCTTCTTTGACCATCCTATCGTGAAAATAAGAACTATTTCTTTTATAAACTTCATTGTTATTAATTTCCAGCACGGTATCGCCAAGGCTAATGCCTGGTTCCAGATTATTGCGTAAATGAGAGATGATGGGTTGTATATTATAATTGGAAATGCCCACCCCTGATGAATTAATAAAGTAATTGATATTCTTGTAATAATCAGTTGTTTTATATTGCTGTTTTTCACCAAAATAAATTCTTTGGTTTATATAGTCGATGATTACATTGTGAAAACGTTTTAAAAAATCAAGCCCCAATACGGTGTCTTTATTAGAATTGATTTGGATCATTTCACCTTCAAAAGTATGGCTGGCTACTTCGAGACCGGCGATGGAATAATAGACCTGCTTTTCATAAAGAATATCATTTTTTTCAAAAATATTATTCCCTGCATTTTTCCCAAGGACATCCCATTTTTGTAAGTGATGTAGTTTGTTTTTAAGTGCGCTTTGGTCTTTGTTAATCAGTGCAAACCCTGACAGTCCTGTATCTATAATAAAATCAGTTTCAATCCCATTTACTTGAACTGTAATTACAGGACGCTTGTTTTTGAGCCTAAACGGAATGCCCGGAAGTTTTGGTTTAAACCTCTCGATAGAGTCCGTTATTTGAATGTGTTTGTTGGCAAAATCAATTTTCCATATCAAATTTTCCAGAATATCCCCTCCTAATAAACCATCATAATGCCTGATTGGGTAACTTAAGAAATGACAATTGGAAAACTCAATTTCAGAAAGCATAAAATTGTCAATTAAAACTTCTGCTGCTTCAAATGTATTACCGTCAATATCTTCAAAAACACTATTTTTTTTTAAATCATGCGAAGGAATATTTGTATTAATCATTGTTCCATCTGCCCCTGTATCAAACCCGAACGTATATTGTTTGCCGTTAATAATACATTTTGTAAATATTGTTGTCCCTTCCTGATTAAATATGAGTGGAATTGTATCTGTTTTATTGTTTAGTTGAAACGTCATAGCACTTGGTTGCTTTCTCGAGCCAGAGGTGCAAGCAAACAAAATTACAAATGAGAGTGAAATGCAAAGATTTACCCAAAGGTGTTTTTTAGTTTTTAATATTGCCATAACTTTTAAAATTAAAGCAGGGGGTAACCCCCTGCTTATTACTTTAGTTGCCACCATAAAAATGTGTAATTCCAGTTGGACCATACGTAGTTCCATTCGCACCAATAGAATCAGCTCTCTGAATATGAGTGGAATCCGGTGCCGGCTGACTACCGTTGTTAATAATTGTTGTATTGTTGAAACCGACAGTAGTGGTCGTATTATTGTTTATACCACTGTTGCCACTGTTGTTTCCACCTCCATCATCTTGGCCACTGCCTGAACCATACGCTACTGCTGCTCCAACTATCAACCGATACAACCATGCTGGTGGGGCTGCACCTCCTATCAAAGTCATCTGTTCATTTTCTCCAATCATAGGAAACTCATCCTTTATCCTGTTAATTCTCAGTTTTTTCAATTTTCTCTTTTCCATAATGTTTTATTTTTTTCCGAACCATTCATAGGCTGTATTTTATGAATAAAGTTCAGATAAACCCCGACTTAGTTGAAGTTAAACTTTTTTCTTAAAAAGTTTCTACTGAACCTTAGTCGCTGTTGTAGACAGAAATAATTCTCTAATTATTTGGGAGGGATTCATAAATCGTTTTCACATTTCCACTTACGCAGCAAATGCCAAGCTATCGGCCTGTTGCTGGCATGGCGCGCCAGGCTTGGCCATGGCAAACAGGTAAA
Proteins encoded:
- a CDS encoding pepsin/retropepsin-like aspartic protease family protein, whose amino-acid sequence is MVATKVISRGLPPALILKVMAILKTKKHLWVNLCISLSFVILFACTSGSRKQPSAMTFQLNNKTDTIPLIFNQEGTTIFTKCIINGKQYTFGFDTGADGTMINTNIPSHDLKKNSVFEDIDGNTFEAAEVLIDNFMLSEIEFSNCHFLSYPIRHYDGLLGGDILENLIWKIDFANKHIQITDSIERFKPKLPGIPFRLKNKRPVITVQVNGIETDFIIDTGLSGFALINKDQSALKNKLHHLQKWDVLGKNAGNNIFEKNDILYEKQVYYSIAGLEVASHTFEGEMIQINSNKDTVLGLDFLKRFHNVIIDYINQRIYFGEKQQYKTTDYYKNINYFINSSGVGISNYNIQPIISHLRNNLEPGISLGDTVLEINNNEVYKRNSSYFHDRMVKEDKYHRFVASNYRKVMAEFYFENDYNVIKVKGKDGVVLKKLQKNEVVELPDTFINYPLLINESPLFDWIKRQETEIGEYYLHIINRHE